One window from the genome of Hydrogenobacter sp. encodes:
- the rplP gene encoding 50S ribosomal protein L16 codes for MSFLAPKKTKFRKSQRGTMKGKAFRGNKLAFGEYGIQALESHWITQRQIEAARIALVRALRKGAKVWISIFPDKPYTKKPNEVRMGGGKGDPEGFVAVVKPGRVLFEFSGVPESVAQDAFKLVSAKLPIKVRLIKSGGMIV; via the coding sequence ATGTCTTTTTTGGCACCGAAAAAAACTAAGTTTAGAAAATCACAAAGAGGAACGATGAAAGGCAAAGCCTTTAGAGGTAATAAACTCGCCTTTGGTGAGTACGGAATACAAGCTCTTGAATCACATTGGATAACTCAAAGACAGATAGAAGCGGCAAGAATAGCTCTTGTGCGCGCTTTGAGAAAAGGAGCAAAGGTATGGATAAGCATCTTCCCAGATAAACCTTACACTAAAAAACCTAACGAGGTAAGGATGGGTGGAGGGAAGGGTGATCCGGAAGGCTTTGTAGCTGTTGTTAAGCCAGGGAGAGTGCTTTTTGAGTTTTCCGGTGTGCCAGAAAGTGTTGCACAAGATGCTTTTAAACTAGTTTCCGCCAAATTGCCTATAAAGGTGAGGCTTATAAAATCAGGAGGTATGATAGTATGA
- the rpmC gene encoding 50S ribosomal protein L29 gives MKAEELRRLSLQDLKKKEEELRKELVKLRFKKKIEGLPNIMSIRNTKRDLAKVLTIIKEKELKGEVS, from the coding sequence ATGAAGGCTGAAGAACTCAGAAGATTGAGCCTTCAGGATTTGAAGAAAAAAGAGGAAGAACTAAGGAAGGAACTCGTAAAACTCAGGTTTAAAAAAAAGATAGAAGGTCTTCCTAACATCATGTCTATAAGGAACACTAAAAGAGATCTGGCTAAAGTACTTACTATAATAAAGGAAAAGGAATTGAA